One window of the Piliocolobus tephrosceles isolate RC106 chromosome 17, ASM277652v3, whole genome shotgun sequence genome contains the following:
- the LOC111541208 gene encoding ribosomal biogenesis factor-like isoform X1, with amino-acid sequence MGKNKLRGPKSRNVFHIASQKNFKAKNKAKPVTTNLRKINIMNDEKVNRVNKAFVNVQKELAHFSKGPSVEPLQKELIPQQHHESKPVNVDEATKLMALL; translated from the coding sequence ATGGGCAAGAACAAATTAAGAGGGCCAAAGTCCAGGAATGTATTTCACATAGCCAGCCAAAAAAACTTTAAggctaaaaacaaagcaaaaccagttaccactaatcttaggaagataaACATTATGAATGATGAAAAAGTTAACAGAGTAAATAAAGCTTTTGTAAATGTACAAAAGGAACTTGCACATTTCTCAAAAGGCCCTTCAGTTGAACCTCTGCAGAAAGAATTGATTCCTCAGCAGCATCATGAAAGCAAACCAGTTAATGTGGATGAAGCTACAAAATTAATGGCTCTGTTGTAA
- the LOC111541208 gene encoding ribosomal biogenesis factor-like isoform X2 yields the protein MGKNKLRGPKSRNVFHIASQKNFKAKNKAKPVTTNLRKIPQQHHESKPVNVDEATKLMALL from the exons ATGGGCAAGAACAAATTAAGAGGGCCAAAGTCCAGGAATGTATTTCACATAGCCAGCCAAAAAAACTTTAAggctaaaaacaaagcaaaaccagttaccactaatcttaggaa GATTCCTCAGCAGCATCATGAAAGCAAACCAGTTAATGTGGATGAAGCTACAAAATTAATGGCTCTGTTGTAA